The following are from one region of the Ptychodera flava strain L36383 chromosome 15, AS_Pfla_20210202, whole genome shotgun sequence genome:
- the LOC139152307 gene encoding cytochrome P450 1A1-like, which yields MYWFLVILTLLIGASLLKLEWGKGGVTLVRMPGPRGWPVIGSLLSIGKRPHETFSQLAKTYGNVFKVRLGSRTIVVMHGMKAVRDALLKQAVTFAGRPNFFSMQRLSFNGFNFFTESHSKRWIEQRKMIDSALKIFVDDRPKVLQEKIITEGNELVRILTKDGKGNILDPHDDLHLSVRNILSIVLYIQEKAQQEIDAVIGRERPPAFTDRQSLPYVDSLIHELLRHATLAPLSVPHATVNDTKFYGYDIPNDTPVFPNLHSANFDVTEWEDPDQFKPERFLSQDGQSLNKVKTAKLASFSFGKRRYPGEQLAQKELFLFITLFLQRCNINKCPGDDPKLKWNHGLSLSPDRFNILTTPRNPLSDKA from the exons ATGTACTGGTTTCTCGTCATTTTGACACTTCTCATCGGAGCGTCTCTGCTGAAACTTGAATGGGGTAAGGGCGGCGTGACACTTGTCAGAATGCCAGGCCCTCGAGGATGGCCAGTCATCGGGTCTCTCCTCTCCATTGGTAAACGACCACACGAAACGTTCTCTCAACTGGCGAAGACCTATGGTAATGTTTTCAAGGTACGCCTCGGAAGTCGAACCATAGTAGTGATGCATGGTATGAAAGCTGTACGAGACGCCCTTTTGAAGCAAGCCGTGACCTTTGCAGGGAGACCTAACTTCTTTAGTATGCAGCGACTCAGCTTTAATGGATTTAACTTTTTCACAGAATCTCACAGCAAAAGGTGGATTGAACAGCGCAAAATGATCGATTCGGCTTTGAAGATTTTCGTTGATGACAGACCAAAAGTCTTGCAAGAAAAGATCATAACAGAAGGCAATGAATTAGTGAGAATTCTGACAAAAGACGGCAAGGGTAACATTCTCGATCCACACGATGACCTACATTTGTCTGTCAGAAATATTCTATCCATTGTACTCTACA TTCAGGAGAAGGCGCAACAAGAGATTGACGCTGTAATCGGAAGGGAGCGTCCTCCAGCCTTCACTGATCGACAAAGCCTCCCGTATGTGGATTCCCTTATCCACGAACTACTGAGACACGCAACATTGGCGCCTCTGTCAGTGCCACACGCTACAGTGAATGACACCAAATTTTATGGCTATGATATTCCAAACGATACTCCTGTGTTCCCCAATCTTCATTCGGCGAACTTTGACGTAACGGAATGGGAAGATCCTGACCAATTCAAACCAGAACGATTTCTCTCACAAGACGGACAGTCCCTGAACAAAGTGAAAACTGCAAAGCTGGCGTCATTCTCTTTTGGAAAGAGACGATATCCTGGTGAACAGCTGGCTCAGAAGGAACTCTTCTTGTTCATCACGTTGTTTCTACAGCGTTGTAACATCAACAAGTGTCCAGGTGATGATCCGAAACTGAAATGGAATCACGGTCTCTCTCTGTCTCCAGACAGGTTCAACATATTGACCACACCGAGAAATCCGTTATCCGACAAAGCCTAA